A single genomic interval of Cydia strobilella chromosome 3, ilCydStro3.1, whole genome shotgun sequence harbors:
- the LOC134755960 gene encoding uncharacterized protein LOC134755960: MDQKSSLTDPTLKIYPSEKLIKFLQTIKSNYEIPENILKFIKSQPNKGKDKVKLKNIEQAYHFCDSDISKLEKIKVEVKKFDLKVLEKDGDENDKNADNVPKEVLKENDSGDKKRQLESDPTEIEKVSKDNEKNRDGPFLKTSDLDWLYVYLNTVRSTETDTPYLHELMEGVHIEMPENSVIKRNPVLEQRCVKLRAQQEARDYRKMTKGVDNVRIRFPDDSIAFQLKQMNRQLIAIGQFIISIFAGFLFGFRGVEWMVGNLDFGFRLLLGVMCALVIALAEIYFLAKKLNEELSVPETTQIGGPPKFVDQEKYGSQKKVVINKSVNSKEHQD, from the exons ATGGATCAAAAGTCATCTCTCACAGATCCCACCCTTAAAATTTACCCATCAGAAAAACTTATTAAGTTCCTCCAAACAATAAAAAGCAATTATGAAATACCTGAAAACATTTTGAAATTCATTAAGTCACAACCTAATAAAGGAAAGGACAAAGTAAAACTGAAGAACATAGAACAAGCATATCACTTCTGCGACTCTGATATATCAAAATTAGAGAAAATTAAAGTAGAAGTTAAAAAATTTGACCTGAAAGTACTTGAGAAGGACGGTGACGAAAATGACAAGAATGCTGATAATGTACCCAAGGAAGTGCTCAAAGAAAATGATAGTGGGGACAAAAAGAGACAATTAGAATCAGACCCAACAGAAATTGAAAAAGTGTCAAAGGATAATGAAAAAAACAGAGATGGTCCATTCCTAAAGACTTCAGATCTAGACTGGCTATATGTTTATCTTAACACTGTTAGAAGCACTGAAACAGACACCCCATATTTACATGAGCTTATGGAAGGAGTTCACATTGAAATGCCCGAAAATAGTGTTATTAAAAGGAACCCTGTGTTGGAACAGAGGTGTGTGAAACTGAGGGCTCAACAAGAGGCTagagattacaggaaaatgACAAAAGGTGTTGATAATGTAAGGATCAGGTTCCCTGACGATTCCATTGCTTTccaat tgAAACAGATGAACAGGCAGCTGATTGCCATTGGCCAATTCATCATTTCAATATTTGCTGGATTCCTGTTCGGCTTCAGAGGAGTTGAATGGATGGTTGGTAACCTCGACTTTGGATTCCGGCTGCTCCTTGGAGTAATGTGTGCTCTGGTGATCGCTCTTGCTGAAATATACTTCCTGGCCAAAAAACTTAATGAAGAGCTAAGTGTTCCTGAAACCACACAGATAGGAGGACCTCCTAAGTTTGTTGACCAAGAAAAGTATGGAAGCCAAAAGAAAGTTGTTATTAATAAGAGTGTTAATAGTAAGGAACATCAAGATTAG
- the LOC134755961 gene encoding biogenesis of lysosome-related organelles complex 1 subunit 5 isoform X1, producing MMTELSREVGEVWARLFDHRPFLNGEIKFMLKEFEEKRGDREVENLFFILEKVTDIKDSQVDKIKKGSEAALPVLSEKLNQALQLCEGVETDYLEVQKTCAEKRAENREKRQKEWDQFIDDMNFKCLRIDNAFEEKEEELRDLYADLNHKLNITK from the exons ATGATGACGGAACTGTCACGAG AAGTTGGTGAAGTTTGGGCTAGATTATTTGATCATAGACCATTTTTAAATGGAGAAATAAAGTTTATGCTAAAGGAGTTCGAG GAAAAACGTGGAGACCGTGAAGTAGAGAACTTGTTCTTCATTCTTGAGAAGGTCACTGACATTAAAGACAGCCAGGTTGACAAGATAAAGAAAGGCAGTGAGGCTGCACTACCTGTACTCAGTGAGAAACTAAACCAAGCACTCCAGTTGTGTGAAGGAGTTGAGACTGATTATCTTGAAGTACAGAAG ACTTGTGCAGAAAAAAGAGCCGAAAATCGTGAAAAAAGGCAAAAGGAATGGGATCAGTTCATTGATGATATGAACTTTAAGTGCCTAAGGATTGACAACGCCTTTGAAGAAAAAGAGGAAGAGCTGAGAGATCTCTACGCAGACCTAAACCACAAGCTCAACATTACCAAATAA
- the LOC134755961 gene encoding biogenesis of lysosome-related organelles complex 1 subunit 5 isoform X2 translates to MKLPEVGEVWARLFDHRPFLNGEIKFMLKEFEEKRGDREVENLFFILEKVTDIKDSQVDKIKKGSEAALPVLSEKLNQALQLCEGVETDYLEVQKTCAEKRAENREKRQKEWDQFIDDMNFKCLRIDNAFEEKEEELRDLYADLNHKLNITK, encoded by the exons ATGAAATTACCAG AAGTTGGTGAAGTTTGGGCTAGATTATTTGATCATAGACCATTTTTAAATGGAGAAATAAAGTTTATGCTAAAGGAGTTCGAG GAAAAACGTGGAGACCGTGAAGTAGAGAACTTGTTCTTCATTCTTGAGAAGGTCACTGACATTAAAGACAGCCAGGTTGACAAGATAAAGAAAGGCAGTGAGGCTGCACTACCTGTACTCAGTGAGAAACTAAACCAAGCACTCCAGTTGTGTGAAGGAGTTGAGACTGATTATCTTGAAGTACAGAAG ACTTGTGCAGAAAAAAGAGCCGAAAATCGTGAAAAAAGGCAAAAGGAATGGGATCAGTTCATTGATGATATGAACTTTAAGTGCCTAAGGATTGACAACGCCTTTGAAGAAAAAGAGGAAGAGCTGAGAGATCTCTACGCAGACCTAAACCACAAGCTCAACATTACCAAATAA